A stretch of DNA from Candidatus Deferrimicrobiaceae bacterium:
CGTCGAAAGGGGAAGGGTCGGGGAGTACAGGGCGAAGTACAGAATCGGCTGGTCCGCGGGATTGACCTTCTGGTAGGAGGGAGGAGAGGGCATGTCCCGCGGCAGCTGGGAGGCCGCCTTGGCGATGGCCGCCTGCACGTCCTGGGCGGCGGCGTCGATGTTGCGGCTCAAGGAGAACGTGAGCGTGATCTGGGTAAGCCCGATCCCGCTGCTCGAGGTCATGGAATCGACGCCGGCGATCGTGGAGAACTGCTTCTCCAGAGGGGTGGCCACGGAGGAGGCCATCGTTTCCGGGCTGGCCCCGGGCAGATTCGCGGTGACCAGGATGGACGGGAAGTCGACGTTGGGCAGGTCGCTCACCGGAAGCTGCCGGTACCCCATGACGCCGAACAGAAGGATGGCGAGCATCACCAGGGTCGTCATGACGGGTCGGCGGATGAACTGTTCGGAGATGCTCAAGAGGCCTTCTCCCTGCCCGCCTCCGGGCTCTTCACATCCACCTTGGAACCCGGAACCAGGCTGAGCTGGCCGTCGGTAACCACCTGCTCTCCGGGCTGGACGCCTTTTTCGATGACCGTATCCCCGCCCAGGGACGGGCCGGCCGTGACGGGACGCATCTCCGCGGTGAGGTCCGGCTTGATGACGAAAACGTACCGGCCTTCCTGACCCGTCTGGATCGCCTGGGAGGGAACGAGGACCGCGTCGCGCCGGACGGTGAGGGTGAGCGACACGTTTACGAAATGACCGGGCCAGAGCCGCCTGTCCGCGTTGGCGAATTTCCCCTTCAGCTGGATCGTCCCCGTGGTCTTGTCGACCTCGTTGCTGATGAAATCGAGGCGCCCCCCGATGGGATCGCTCTCTCCCCCGGGGAGAACCGCCTCGACGGCCAGATTTCCTTCAGCCTGGTGTCGCCGGATTTCCGCGAGGCGTTGCTCGGGCACGGAAAACGTGACGTAGATGGGGGTGATCTGGTTGATGACCAGAAGCTTCGTGTCGTTTTCCTTGACGATGTTTCCCCGGTTCACGGAGAGATCGCCCGTCCGGCCGTCGATGGGCGACCGGAGGTAGCAGTATCCGAGTTTCACGCGGCTTTGCTCCACCTGGGCGGCGTCCGCCTGCACCGTGGCTTCCAGCGCCCCCAGAT
This window harbors:
- a CDS encoding efflux RND transporter periplasmic adaptor subunit translates to MTGAQPKSVPVTVGTASKKDFPVQVRAIGTVEAFSTVTIKTLVAGQITKVAFREGQDVKRGDLLFEIDPVPFQVALQVAEATLAKDVALKDNAEKEVKRYALLIEKDLIPRQQYDQVIANLGALEATVQADAAQVEQSRVKLGYCYLRSPIDGRTGDLSVNRGNIVKENDTKLLVINQITPIYVTFSVPEQRLAEIRRHQAEGNLAVEAVLPGGESDPIGGRLDFISNEVDKTTGTIQLKGKFANADRRLWPGHFVNVSLTLTVRRDAVLVPSQAIQTGQEGRYVFVIKPDLTAEMRPVTAGPSLGGDTVIEKGVQPGEQVVTDGQLSLVPGSKVDVKSPEAGREKAS